A region of Drosophila suzukii chromosome 2L, CBGP_Dsuzu_IsoJpt1.0, whole genome shotgun sequence DNA encodes the following proteins:
- the LOC108013090 gene encoding uncharacterized protein, with product MISIAHWLTSFSAGVLASAQAIRFLKTANEEELPARMSNQLETAAIDGLATDEPKVLGSEQISSALQHILSSEQKSNHVYLDAMHNRSAKKEGYALGSESLNQMLEDIMTPAGNVSHKTLSMEPAVEV from the coding sequence ATGATTTCGATTGCCCACTGGCTAACCTCTTTTTCAGCCGGAGTTTTGGCCTCTGCGCAGGCAATTCGTTTTTTAAAGACTGCCAATGAAGAGGAGTTGCCTGCCAGGATGTCTAACCAGCTAGAAACTGCGGCAATCGACGGGTTGGCCACGGATGAACCGAAGGTCTTGGGGTCGGAACAGATCAGCAGTGCCCTGCAGCACATTTTAAGCAGTGAGCAGAAATCAAATCACGTTTATTTAGATGCCATGCACAATCGCAGTGCTAAAAAGGAGGGGTACGCTTTGGGCTCTGAGTCCCTAAATCAAATGCTGGAGGACATCATGACCCCTGCAGGAAATGTAAGCCACAAGACCTTGTCCATGGAGCCAGCCGTTGAAGTTTAG
- the LOC108020079 gene encoding glucose-fructose oxidoreductase domain-containing protein 1: MLPGVGVFGTGEIANVLVPLLREKGFEVRAIWGRTLKEAKETAATQNVQFHTNVIDDVLLRKDVDLVFIVCQPFLHAEISVKALGIGKHVVCDKPAGLHQQDALKMVRASQYYPTLISLVNHPLRFLPAFTHMRRCLQEELIGSIGDVVLMDVRVQMGTLFPEKYNWMCDAQMGGGALNLVGSVVDLVTFLLQQQAIRVHGVLRSYTKTTPAINGIRQITAPDFCNFQMELASGTLVTVALHSHTVPAKAFSQEVLIYGSKGHLVVRGGDLFVLKEGQPKEEAVYVDVQDLHFATNNSLLPRPYIKGLCKMVGALKEAFGSKESSWVKAPVSTAATFEDGLYVQAVVEAIRKSNETRQWQRVQLSTDSPLNHDQIIRYARMSTM, translated from the coding sequence ATGCTGCCGGGCGTTGGAGTGTTCGGGACTGGAGAGATAGCCAATGTCCTGGTTCCCCTGCTGCGGGAAAAGGGATTCGAAGTGCGGGCCATCTGGGGCAGGACCCTGAAAGAGGCCAAGGAAACGGCGGCCACGCAAAATGTTCAGTTCCATACGAACGTAATCGACGACGTCCTGCTGCGAAAAGATGTGGACCTGGTCTTCATCGTTTGCCAGCCCTTCCTCCATGCCGAGATCTCGGTGAAGGCCCTGGGAATCGGAAAGCATGTGGTGTGCGACAAACCAGCGGGCCTGCACCAGCAGGATGCCCTCAAAATGGTGCGGGCGTCACAGTATTATCCCACTTTGATCTCCCTGGTCAACCATCCCCTGAGGTTCCTTCCCGCCTTCACCCACATGCGTCGCTGCCTGCAGGAGGAGCTGATTGGCTCCATCGGCGACGTGGTCCTCATGGATGTTCGCGTTCAGATGGGAACTCTCTTCCCCGAGAAATACAACTGGATGTGCGATGCCCAAATGGGCGGTGGTGCCTTGAATCTCGTGGGATCCGTGGTGGACTTGGTCACCTTCCTGCTGCAACAGCAAGCCATCCGGGTCCATGGAGTCCTGCGTTCGTACACCAAGACTACGCCGGCCATTAATGGCATACGACAAATCACGGCACCGGATTTCTGCAACTTCCAAATGGAACTGGCCAGCGGAACTCTGGTGACAGTGGCTCTCCATAGTCACACAGTTCCTGCAAAAGCCTTCTCCCAGGAGGTGCTCATCTATGGCAGCAAAGGTCATCTGGTGGTGCGTGGCGGGGATCTGTTTGTTCTCAAAGAGGGCCAACCCAAAGAGGAAGCTGTCTACGTGGACGTCCAGGACCTGCACTTTGCCACCAATAACTCATTGTTACCGCGACCCTATATCAAGGGACTCTGCAAGATGGTGGGCGCTCTGAAAGAAGCCTTCGGCAGCAAAGAGTCCTCCTGGGTAAAAGCTCCTGTTTCTACAGCCGCCACCTTTGAAGATGGCCTGTATGTCCAGGCTGTGGTCGAGGCGATCCGGAAATCCAACGAAACCAGGCAATGGCAAAGGGTACAGTTGTCCACCGATAGTCCTTTGAATCACGATCAGATCATACGGTATGCACGTATGTCGACTATGTAG